From the Roseateles sp. XES5 genome, one window contains:
- a CDS encoding MerR family transcriptional regulator: MDKSPDAFRTISEVADDLDLPQHVLRFWETRFTQIKPMKRGGGRRYYRPEDVDLLKGIRHLLYDHGYTIKGVQKLLKVNGNKFVAAIASGDLATVEALAAASHEEPPPPKAGSDEDQIVGRPKAPASRRFFSFVGGSDEAPEISLGKTSVGKEDRALLQEALYDLLECKRLLDQVR, translated from the coding sequence ATGGACAAGAGTCCGGACGCTTTCCGCACCATCAGCGAGGTCGCCGACGACCTCGACCTGCCGCAGCACGTGCTGCGCTTCTGGGAAACGCGCTTCACGCAGATCAAGCCGATGAAGCGCGGCGGGGGCCGGCGTTACTACCGCCCGGAGGATGTCGATCTCCTCAAGGGCATCCGCCACCTGCTCTACGACCATGGCTACACGATCAAGGGCGTGCAGAAGCTGCTCAAGGTCAACGGCAACAAGTTCGTCGCCGCCATTGCGAGCGGGGACCTTGCGACCGTGGAGGCGCTGGCCGCGGCCAGCCACGAGGAGCCGCCGCCGCCGAAGGCCGGCAGCGACGAGGACCAGATCGTCGGACGCCCCAAGGCGCCCGCCAGCCGCCGTTTCTTCTCCTTCGTGGGCGGCAGCGACGAAGCGCCGGAGATCTCGCTCGGCAAGACGAGCGTCGGCAAGGAAGACCGGGCGCTGCTGCAGGAAGCGCTCTACGACCTTCTGGAATGCAAGCGCCTGCTGGACCAGGTGCGCTGA
- a CDS encoding helix-turn-helix transcriptional regulator has protein sequence MEKIRTWRRGRKISIEAAGGLVGVSGVQWSRYETGRRRIPAESLHTVSRVTGIPPEELRPDLASLVGLAGSAA, from the coding sequence ATGGAAAAGATCAGGACATGGCGCCGGGGGCGCAAGATCAGCATTGAGGCGGCCGGCGGTCTCGTCGGCGTCAGCGGCGTGCAGTGGTCGCGTTACGAGACGGGCCGGCGGCGCATTCCGGCGGAAAGCCTGCACACCGTTTCGCGGGTGACGGGCATTCCGCCGGAGGAGCTTCGTCCGGACCTTGCAAGCCTTGTCGGCCTTGCCGGGAGCGCGGCATGA
- a CDS encoding integration host factor subunit alpha, translating into MSGKTVTRADLAESVFRKVGLSRTESAELVETVIDEICNAIVRGESVKLSSFATFQVRDKNERIGRNPKTGEEVPISPRRVMTFKASNVLKQRVLKSHLSRKAKQKPASPAS; encoded by the coding sequence ATGAGCGGCAAGACGGTGACACGCGCAGATTTGGCCGAATCGGTTTTCCGTAAGGTCGGCCTCTCCCGAACCGAATCGGCGGAGCTTGTCGAAACCGTGATCGACGAGATCTGCAACGCCATCGTGCGGGGCGAGAGCGTCAAGCTTTCCTCCTTCGCCACCTTCCAGGTGCGCGACAAGAACGAGCGCATCGGCCGCAACCCGAAGACCGGCGAGGAAGTGCCGATCTCGCCGCGCCGCGTGATGACCTTCAAGGCTTCCAACGTGCTGAAGCAGCGGGTGCTGAAATCGCATCTTTCGCGCAAGGCCAAGCAGAAGCCGGCATCCCCCGCATCCTGA
- a CDS encoding helix-turn-helix domain-containing protein, with translation MVKTRPTDKQPDGVFIIERMEKARLNNKLIAEKMETSDVNVSRLLTGKRGLDLDWLRAFAAALNVHVSELFLPPERDLSRVADDDEILALLRRIGGLDERGVELAFTVISNHLSVSRSPRPSSSSADDRPDTSTPRRGSASSRPRS, from the coding sequence ATGGTAAAAACTCGCCCCACCGACAAGCAGCCAGACGGCGTCTTCATCATCGAACGCATGGAAAAGGCGCGGCTGAACAACAAGCTGATCGCCGAGAAGATGGAGACGAGCGACGTCAACGTCTCCCGCCTCCTGACGGGCAAGCGCGGGCTCGACCTCGACTGGCTGCGCGCCTTCGCCGCGGCGCTGAACGTGCATGTCTCGGAGCTTTTCCTGCCACCGGAACGGGATTTGAGCCGGGTTGCCGACGATGACGAGATCCTGGCGCTGCTGCGCCGCATCGGCGGACTGGACGAGCGCGGGGTCGAGCTGGCCTTCACGGTGATTTCCAACCATCTTTCGGTCAGTCGATCGCCCAGACCATCATCATCTTCCGCTGATGATCGACCCGATACGTCCACGCCCCGCCGTGGATCCGCGTCATCTCGTCCACGATCCTGA
- a CDS encoding FkbM family methyltransferase, whose protein sequence is MQDKIVVNGLSFQVLTGKNKAFWNGVKAGQWENETFDFFRDNIRPTTVVLDVGAWIGATALYAAQLGAKCVAFEPDPVAFEELKANTRENSGAAWADRLTIINAAITVDGAPLVLGSSSSGGDSMSSALLADADTSWTVASRRLEDVLREFSSPGDPLFIKIDIEGGEYSLLPAVASILARAGATFHISLHPRFLRKSLRRKFASLSWPLRFLKVRREFVRQHRAVLAVLPAGKTISIESAIPAWGLLPMAALTGKFPSEIRIVPR, encoded by the coding sequence ATGCAAGACAAGATCGTGGTGAACGGCCTCTCCTTCCAGGTCCTCACCGGCAAGAACAAGGCGTTCTGGAACGGCGTGAAAGCCGGGCAGTGGGAAAACGAGACCTTCGATTTCTTCCGGGACAACATCCGCCCCACGACCGTGGTTCTGGATGTCGGAGCCTGGATCGGCGCGACGGCGCTCTATGCGGCGCAGCTCGGTGCAAAATGCGTGGCCTTCGAGCCCGATCCGGTCGCCTTCGAGGAACTCAAGGCCAACACGCGGGAAAACAGCGGGGCCGCCTGGGCCGACCGGCTGACGATCATCAATGCGGCGATCACCGTCGACGGTGCGCCGCTGGTGCTGGGCAGCAGCTCGAGCGGCGGTGACTCCATGTCGAGCGCCCTGCTGGCCGATGCGGATACGAGCTGGACGGTGGCCTCCCGCCGCCTCGAGGACGTGCTGCGGGAGTTCTCTTCGCCCGGCGATCCGCTTTTCATCAAGATCGATATCGAGGGCGGCGAATATTCGCTGCTGCCGGCTGTGGCCAGCATTCTGGCGCGGGCGGGCGCGACCTTCCATATCTCGCTGCATCCGCGCTTCCTGCGCAAATCGCTGCGCCGGAAATTTGCCTCTCTGTCCTGGCCCCTGCGTTTCCTGAAGGTTCGGCGCGAATTCGTGCGGCAGCACCGGGCGGTGCTGGCCGTCTTGCCGGCGGGAAAGACCATCTCCATCGAAAGCGCCATTCCCGCCTGGGGCCTTCTGCCCATGGCTGCCCTCACCGGAAAATTCCCGAGCGAAATCCGCATCGTTCCCCGCTGA
- a CDS encoding LysE family translocator, translated as MPTLDILLAFVVTTAVFAFIPGPAMLYAAARTMAGGREAGLMAVLGIHIGAYVHIVAAAAGLSVLFHAVPVAYTLVKLAGAGYLIWLGISLFRARDVSADDVISGTRKSPRKAFLESITVEVLNPKTAIFFMAFLPQFVDSTASLPVWIQFAILGTMVNAIFTFADVVSVLLAGLIMARLKQSSRAQKLVQRAGGTILIGLGAHLALQRN; from the coding sequence ATGCCAACCCTTGATATTCTGCTTGCATTCGTCGTGACGACCGCGGTTTTTGCCTTCATTCCGGGGCCGGCCATGCTGTACGCAGCGGCGCGGACAATGGCGGGCGGGCGGGAAGCCGGATTGATGGCCGTCCTCGGCATCCACATTGGCGCCTATGTTCACATCGTCGCTGCCGCAGCAGGATTGTCCGTCCTTTTTCACGCCGTCCCCGTGGCTTACACATTGGTCAAATTGGCAGGGGCCGGTTATCTGATCTGGCTCGGCATTTCCCTGTTCCGAGCGCGGGATGTCAGCGCGGACGATGTGATATCCGGCACGAGGAAGTCACCACGCAAAGCGTTTCTGGAAAGCATCACGGTGGAGGTTCTGAACCCGAAGACCGCGATCTTCTTCATGGCCTTCCTCCCTCAGTTCGTCGATAGCACCGCAAGCCTTCCCGTCTGGATCCAGTTTGCCATTCTCGGAACGATGGTGAACGCCATATTCACCTTTGCCGATGTCGTGAGCGTCCTGCTGGCAGGGCTGATCATGGCGAGGCTGAAGCAATCCAGCAGGGCGCAAAAGCTGGTTCAGCGGGCTGGCGGCACGATCCTCATCGGGCTTGGCGCCCATCTCGCCCTGCAACGAAACTGA